In one Bradyrhizobium sp. 4 genomic region, the following are encoded:
- the lpxB gene encoding lipid-A-disaccharide synthase encodes MMQGRDPKRKIFLIATEESGDRLGSALMKVLRQRLGDGVQFVGVGGHTMARQGLETLFPIEELSIVGFAAVVQQLPKILRLIRETAEAVTEAAPDALVIIDSPDFTHRVARRVRARNPAIPIVDYVSPQLWAWRPGRARTMLGYVDHVLGLLPFEPGEYRKLGGPPCSYVGHPLIEQLPSLRPNAEEQARRDGEPPVLLVLPGSRRSEIRHHLDVFGATLGRLRTDGRAFELMLPTMPHLEATIREGIANWPVKPQIVVGENEKRAAFRIARAALAKSGTVTLELALSGIPMVTAYRVGAIEAFILRRAIRVSSVILANLVIGKDVIPEFLQEDCTPEKLAPALTELLADSPLRRQQVEAFAQLDMIMSTGNKSPSVLAADIVLATMRKGRQAS; translated from the coding sequence GTGATGCAGGGTCGCGATCCCAAGCGCAAGATATTCCTGATCGCCACGGAGGAATCCGGCGACCGGCTCGGCAGCGCCTTGATGAAGGTGCTGCGCCAGCGGCTCGGCGACGGCGTGCAGTTCGTGGGCGTCGGCGGCCACACCATGGCCCGCCAGGGGCTCGAGACGCTGTTTCCGATCGAGGAGCTCTCAATCGTCGGCTTCGCCGCGGTCGTGCAGCAATTGCCGAAGATCCTGCGGCTGATCCGCGAGACCGCAGAGGCCGTGACCGAAGCCGCGCCGGACGCGCTCGTCATCATCGACAGCCCCGACTTCACCCACCGTGTCGCCCGCCGCGTGCGGGCGCGCAATCCGGCGATTCCGATCGTCGACTACGTCTCGCCGCAGCTCTGGGCCTGGCGGCCGGGACGGGCGCGGACCATGCTCGGTTATGTCGACCATGTGCTCGGCCTGTTGCCGTTCGAGCCGGGGGAATATCGCAAGCTCGGCGGACCGCCATGCAGCTATGTCGGCCATCCGCTGATCGAGCAATTGCCCTCGCTGCGGCCGAACGCGGAGGAGCAGGCGCGCCGCGACGGCGAGCCGCCGGTGTTGCTGGTATTGCCCGGCAGCCGCCGCAGCGAGATCAGGCACCATCTCGACGTGTTCGGGGCGACGCTCGGCCGATTGCGGACGGACGGCCGCGCGTTCGAACTGATGCTGCCAACCATGCCGCATCTCGAAGCCACCATTCGTGAAGGCATCGCGAACTGGCCGGTCAAGCCTCAAATTGTGGTCGGCGAGAACGAGAAGCGCGCCGCCTTCCGCATCGCGCGCGCGGCATTGGCAAAATCCGGCACTGTGACGCTGGAGCTCGCGCTATCGGGCATTCCGATGGTGACGGCCTATCGCGTCGGCGCGATCGAAGCCTTCATCCTGCGCCGCGCGATCCGCGTCTCCTCGGTGATCCTCGCCAATCTCGTGATCGGCAAGGATGTCATCCCGGAGTTCCTGCAGGAAGACTGCACGCCAGAGAAGCTGGCGCCCGCGCTCACGGAGCTTCTGGCCGATTCACCGCTGCGCCGGCAGCAGGTGGAAGCGTTCGCCCAGCTCGATATGATCATGTCGACCGGCAACAAGTCGCCGAGCGTGCTCGCAGCCGACATCGTGCTGGCGACGATGCGCAAGGGCAGGCAGGCTAGCTAG
- the lpxI gene encoding UDP-2,3-diacylglucosamine diphosphatase LpxI (LpxI, functionally equivalent to LpxH, replaces it in LPS biosynthesis in a minority of bacteria.): MTSAASEISSPVGVVAGGGAMPFAVADSLAARGITPVLFPLRGACDPAPVEKFRHRWISVGQLGRAMRLFREEGCRDLIFIGTLVRPSLSEVRVDFTTLRLLGNVIRAFRGGDDHLLSGVGRILEQGGFRMVGIKDVAPDLLMPEGCISRAWPSDTGKTDIERGRAVLTALGPFDIGQAAVVIDGHVVAVEDIEGTDALLARVARLREEGRIRAASGRGVLVKVPKSGQDLRFDLPTIGPRTLEGVAAAGLAGIAVVAGNTIAAEPQAMIALADAKYLFVIGLPA, encoded by the coding sequence ATGACATCGGCGGCTTCGGAGATTTCATCGCCGGTCGGCGTGGTCGCTGGCGGCGGCGCGATGCCGTTCGCGGTTGCCGACTCGCTCGCTGCCCGCGGCATCACACCAGTGCTGTTTCCCCTTCGGGGGGCCTGCGATCCGGCACCGGTGGAAAAATTCCGCCATCGTTGGATCTCGGTCGGCCAGCTCGGCCGCGCCATGCGGCTGTTTCGCGAGGAGGGCTGCCGCGACCTGATCTTCATCGGCACGCTGGTACGGCCTTCGCTCTCGGAGGTCCGGGTCGACTTCACGACGCTCCGGCTGCTTGGCAATGTCATCCGCGCCTTCCGCGGCGGCGACGATCATTTGTTGTCCGGCGTCGGGCGCATTCTCGAGCAGGGCGGCTTTCGCATGGTCGGCATCAAGGATGTCGCGCCCGACCTCTTGATGCCCGAGGGCTGCATCAGCCGGGCCTGGCCGAGCGACACCGGCAAGACTGACATCGAGCGCGGACGCGCGGTGCTGACCGCGCTCGGTCCGTTCGACATCGGCCAGGCCGCGGTCGTGATCGATGGTCATGTGGTGGCGGTCGAGGATATCGAGGGCACCGATGCGCTGCTCGCGCGCGTGGCACGGCTGCGCGAAGAGGGCCGCATCCGCGCCGCTTCCGGGCGGGGCGTGCTGGTGAAGGTCCCAAAGAGCGGGCAGGATTTGCGCTTCGACCTGCCGACGATCGGACCGCGCACCCTCGAAGGCGTCGCCGCCGCAGGGCTCGCAGGCATTGCCGTCGTCGCCGGCAACACCATCGCGGCCGAGCCGCAGGCAATGATCGCACTCGCCGACGCCAAATATCTCTTCGTCATCGGCCTGCCGGCGTGA
- the lpxA gene encoding acyl-ACP--UDP-N-acetylglucosamine O-acyltransferase: protein MSKIDPTARIADGAVIGEGTEIGPFCIIGPHAVIGSNCKLIGHVHITAQTTIGDDCTIYPFASLGTPPQSLSYRGELTKLKIGSGCTIRESVTMNAGTVAGGGITEVGDRNYFMNCSHVGHDCHVGNDVIFATSATLGGHCEIGDFVFIGGLSAVHQFTRIGPQVMVGGVCGVRDDVIPFGLVNGQYAVLEGLNLIGMKRRKFTKQRLATVRAFYQKLFHGPATFAERLEAARPLAGDDPAIGEILDFIGKGKRPLCLPAIAK from the coding sequence ATGAGTAAGATTGATCCCACCGCACGGATCGCGGACGGCGCAGTAATCGGCGAGGGCACCGAGATCGGCCCCTTCTGCATCATCGGCCCGCATGCCGTGATTGGCAGTAACTGCAAGCTGATCGGACATGTGCATATCACCGCGCAGACCACGATCGGTGACGATTGCACCATCTATCCGTTCGCTTCGCTCGGTACGCCGCCGCAATCACTCAGCTATCGTGGCGAATTGACGAAGCTCAAGATCGGTTCGGGCTGCACGATCCGCGAGTCCGTGACCATGAATGCCGGCACGGTCGCAGGCGGCGGCATCACAGAGGTCGGCGACCGCAACTATTTCATGAATTGCAGCCATGTCGGCCATGACTGCCATGTCGGCAACGACGTGATCTTCGCGACCTCGGCCACGCTCGGCGGTCACTGCGAGATCGGCGATTTCGTCTTCATCGGCGGTCTGTCCGCGGTGCACCAGTTCACCCGCATCGGCCCGCAGGTTATGGTCGGCGGGGTGTGCGGCGTGCGCGACGATGTCATTCCGTTCGGCCTCGTCAACGGCCAGTATGCCGTGCTCGAAGGCCTCAACCTGATCGGCATGAAGCGGCGCAAGTTCACCAAGCAGCGGCTTGCGACCGTGCGCGCGTTCTACCAGAAGCTCTTCCATGGCCCCGCTACCTTTGCCGAACGCCTGGAGGCGGCGCGGCCGCTCGCCGGTGACGATCCCGCGATCGGCGAAATCCTCGACTTCATCGGCAAGGGCAAGCGCCCGCTCTGTCTTCCCGCCATCGCGAAGTGA